The Chitinibacter bivalviorum genomic interval GCCCAGCGCGGCAGCGTCGAGAATCGCGGAAGAAAAGCCCAGCGTACCCTGCACAATCAGCGGCGCCATGCAGTTTGGCAACACGGTGTTAAACATCAAACGCATTTTGCCCGCGCCGGCCAAGCGGCTGGCAACGACGTAGTCTTTATTGAGTTCGGTCATCGCCGAAGCGCGCGCCAAGCGCACATACGATGGCAGCGACACAATCGCAATTGCCAGCATGGTGTTCATCAGACCCGGGCCTAGTACGGCCACCACGGCCACGGCCAAGAGCAAGGAAGGCAAGGCCAGCATAATGTCCATTGCACGCATAATGCCGTTACCCAGAATCTTGGGGTAAAAGGCTGCGAGCAGGCCCAGCACAATGCCAGGCAGCATGGATAAGGCGACCGAGACGACACCGATCATCAGACTTAGCCGTGCGCCGTGCATCAGGCGCGACAGAATATCGCGACCGAGCTCATCGGTGCCGAGTAGGTATTGCCATTGTCCGCCATTGGCCCACGCGGGTGGTGTGAGCAGGGCATCACGAAATTGTTCGGTGGGCGAATGCGGCGCCAAAATGGGCGCCAATATGGCAGCCACTACCAGCGCTAAAAAGAAAATCAAGGCAACCAGCGCGCCGCGATTGGCGCTAAATGACTGCCAGAATTCCTTCAAGGGTGAGGGGTAGCTCAATGCGCCGCTAGCGTCGTCTGCGGCATTCATAGTCGTGGAATTTGTATTCATACTTACCTCGCGTGGCGGATGCGTGGGTTAATCACTCCGTAGAGGATGTCCACCAGCAAGTTGACGGAAATGACCAAGGTGGCAATGAGCAAAATGCCGCCCTGCACAACAGGGTAATCACGGCGTGAGATCGAATCGATCAGCCATTTACCAATGCCGGGCCAAGAGAAAATCGTTTCGGTGAGTACCGCTCCAGCCAGCAGCGTACCGATTTGCAAACCAATCACGGTGACGACGGGCATCAGCGCATTGCGCAGCGCATGCACAATGACGATGCGGGTGCGGCCCAAGCCTTTGGCGCGCGCGGTGCGAATATAGTCTTCGCGCAAAACTTCAAGCATGGCCGAGCGCGTCATGCGCGCAATCACTGCCATTGGAATCGTACCGAGCACAATCGCGGGCAGGATCAAGTGATGGAGCGCTGATTTGAATGCGCCTTCTTCACCCGAGATGAGCGTGTCGATCAGCATAAAGCCGGTGACGGGGGTGATGTCATATTCCAGCGCAATGCGACCTGATACTGGCGTGAGACCTAAATGGACTGAAAACACCATAATCAGGATCAAGCCCCACCAGAAAATCGGCATTGAATAACCCGTTAGCGCGCCGCCCATCGTTACATGATCTACCACGGTGCCGCGGCGGGTTGCCGCCAGCATCCCTGCGGGCAGGCCGATCAGACAGGCGAAAATCATGGCGCACAGCGATAGCTCAACCGTGGCGGGAAAGAGTTTGAGGAATTCACTCAACACGGGCTCGTGCGTGACAATCGATTCGCCAAAATTGCCTTGTACCAAGTTGAGCAAATAGTGGCCGTATTGCACGTAAAGCGGCTGATCCAGCCCCATACGCTGCATCGCTGCTTTGTAAAACTCGGGGTCGATTTGCCGCTCACCCATCATCACCAAAACCGGATCGCCCGGAATCATATGGATTAATGCAAAGGCCAAGAGGGTAACGCCCAGAAAGGTCGGAATAACGACCGCGACTCGGCGCAAAATAAAACTGAACATAGTTGATCTCTCCCAGGCATTGCTGCGGTGATTGGCGGATGCCGTTAAGCCGATTCTGAATGCATTGTATGGCACGTCATTCGACTTCGCTGCCAGCCAAGGGGCACGAGGGTGGTGTGCTACCTACTGGTTTTCGGCATTAGGGGTTTCCGCAGGGGCTAGCACTTTTAGCAGTGCTAATCAAGAAAAACCCCCAGTTTGCAGCAATGGTTTGCTGGCCCGATTTGGGGTGGGCCGAGCAAACTTGATTTGTTGCTTACAATCCTAGTGCTCGAACCTAGGCTGCGTCATTCGGAATTTCCCGTATCAATGCAGGGTTTTTGACCATCGGCAATATGCAATGGAACTACCAGACTAAGCCAAACGCATAAAAATCAAGCTGTTGCAAATATGGTACGCCTTAAAGCGTACCGTTCGTCGGTAAATGTGAGTTGTTCGCCTTGCCGAAATTAAACCTTAATAAACAAGTAGATCGTCCTTGTTTTGGGGGACTTTTCTTACAGGTTTTCGGTCGCTACTGCGGAAAGTCCTAATGCATGCAAGGGGGAGGTGTTGTGAAAAGATCACCATCAACAAGGTGAATATTGCCTTGAAATTTATTTTTCCACGCCAATTGCGAGTTCCATTATGCAAATCAAATTTCTAGCTGCGGCTATTTCTTCCGCTATTTTGGCGACTGCCGCCCAAGCCGACGTGACCGTTGGTGGTTTTTTGCAAGCCGAAGTGGCTTATAACCAAAATCAGACCAACCAAAATGGTAAAACCGATTTTTTCAGCGGCCTTTACGATGTGGGTTCGGATATTCGCGTCATTGGCACACACCAAGTGACTGAAACGGGCAAAATCCAATGGGAAGTGAGCACCTACTTGACCAAAGAAGAGATTGCACCAGCAGGTCTGGCTTTCTTGGGTGATCGCAAACTGTACGTGCGTTATGCCGATAGCAAGTTGGGTGCTTTGACTTTGGGTCGTGATGATTCGCCGATTCGTATGGCTTTTGTTCAGTACGATATTTTCAACGGCTGGGCTTCATTGGGCACCGTGTTTGATCGCAGCAGCTCTAGCCGCCCTTCATATCAAATCAAATATGTATCGCCAAAAATGTCGGGTCTGACTGTGCGCGGTAGCGTAGTGGTGGCCAGTGAAGATGGCACGAGCGAACCCGATAAAGCGTTCTACACCTCTGTGGCGTACGACTTGAACCCAATGTTTGGTTTTGATTTTGGCTATTCCAATGAAAAA includes:
- a CDS encoding ABC transporter permease subunit; this translates as MNTNSTTMNAADDASGALSYPSPLKEFWQSFSANRGALVALIFFLALVVAAILAPILAPHSPTEQFRDALLTPPAWANGGQWQYLLGTDELGRDILSRLMHGARLSLMIGVVSVALSMLPGIVLGLLAAFYPKILGNGIMRAMDIMLALPSLLLAVAVVAVLGPGLMNTMLAIAIVSLPSYVRLARASAMTELNKDYVVASRLAGAGKMRLMFNTVLPNCMAPLIVQGTLGFSSAILDAAALGFLGLGAQPPLPEWGTMLASARDYIDSAWWVVTMPGVTILLTVVALNLLGDGLRDALDPKLKKLA
- a CDS encoding ABC transporter permease subunit; this translates as MFSFILRRVAVVIPTFLGVTLLAFALIHMIPGDPVLVMMGERQIDPEFYKAAMQRMGLDQPLYVQYGHYLLNLVQGNFGESIVTHEPVLSEFLKLFPATVELSLCAMIFACLIGLPAGMLAATRRGTVVDHVTMGGALTGYSMPIFWWGLILIMVFSVHLGLTPVSGRIALEYDITPVTGFMLIDTLISGEEGAFKSALHHLILPAIVLGTIPMAVIARMTRSAMLEVLREDYIRTARAKGLGRTRIVIVHALRNALMPVVTVIGLQIGTLLAGAVLTETIFSWPGIGKWLIDSISRRDYPVVQGGILLIATLVISVNLLVDILYGVINPRIRHAR
- a CDS encoding porin codes for the protein MQIKFLAAAISSAILATAAQADVTVGGFLQAEVAYNQNQTNQNGKTDFFSGLYDVGSDIRVIGTHQVTETGKIQWEVSTYLTKEEIAPAGLAFLGDRKLYVRYADSKLGALTLGRDDSPIRMAFVQYDIFNGWASLGTVFDRSSSSRPSYQIKYVSPKMSGLTVRGSVVVASEDGTSEPDKAFYTSVAYDLNPMFGFDFGYSNEKDRGQVEGKDRKAVLAGVRGELLPGLTYGVAYVNASTWAGTGASESKNWILGENLQYVKGDHTFRAAHSYADKSAANLFLLGYEYALPEVTMGTKKISSALYVEGSYIDNSAHSDIVPGFKSSAAMGANTSTVAAGVYVSF